A single genomic interval of Eleutherodactylus coqui strain aEleCoq1 chromosome 3, aEleCoq1.hap1, whole genome shotgun sequence harbors:
- the BTF3L4 gene encoding transcription factor BTF3 homolog 4, producing the protein MNQEKLAKLQAQVRIGGKGTARRKKKVVHRTATADDKKLQCSLKKLAVNNIAGIEEVNMIKDDGTVIHFNNPKVQASLSANTFAINGHAENKQITEMLPGILSQLGADSLTSLRKLAEQFPRQVLDCKAPKPEDIEEEDDDVPELVENFDEASKNEAN; encoded by the exons ATGAATCAGGAAAAGCTAGCAAAACTTCAGGCTCAGGTCCGGATAGGTGGTAAG GGAACAGCCCGCAGAAAGAAGAAGGTTGTACATAGAACAGCAACGGCAGATGATAAGAAACTTCAGTGCTCACTCAAGAAACTGGCAGTAAATAACATTGCTGGTATAGAGGAG GTTAATATGATTAAAGACGACGGCACAGTTATCCACTTCAATAACCCCAAGGTTCAAGCTTCCCTCTCTGCCAACACATTTGCAATCAATGgtcatgcagaaaacaagcagatCACAGAAATGCTCCCAGGTATCCTAAGTCAGCTGGGAGCCGACAGCCTCACAAGTCTCCGCAAGTTAGCCGAACAGTTCCCCCGCCAGG TATTGGACTGCAAGGCGCCTAAACCGGAGGACATAGAAGAGGAGGACGACGATGTCCCTG AACTTGTAGAGAATTTTGATGAAGCATCGAAAAATGAAGCAAATTGA